The nucleotide sequence GCAAGGCCTGGCCGGTGTTCCGTGCGCTGGGTTACAAGCCGTGGCGATTAGGTGGCCCATCAATACTGCGACGCGCAGCGTCTCCTCAACGGGCGGTGGTGGGAGACGGGAGGGCATATCTGTACCACGCGATGGTGGTGGAGTTCCGATTGCTGCCGTGGATCACGATCGTCGCGGTGTTGACGGCCACGGTGGCCCGGCCCTACCAGGCGGTGCTGGCAGCGTTCGTCGCGGGGATCGTGGAGAACAACTGGTGGCTGCACCTGCCGACCTATGACTTCCCGCAGTGGTTCGCGGACCTGGTCGACAAGCAGCGGACGCTCCTGGAGCACCACGACCCCTGGCAGGCGTTCGGGATCCTGCTGGCCTCGGCTCTGGTGGCGATGGCCTGGGCGGAGCGGACCCAGGCCACGTAGTTCGCCGGCTTCGGTGCGCCAGCTTCGGTTCGCCGGCTTTGGTTCGCCGGCTTGAGTTCGCCGAGCTTCGTTCTGGCCGGCGCGTCCGGCGGGTATCCGGAGCGCGCCGTCAGCCCTCGCTCAGCCGTACTGGAGCAGGTAGTCCATGACCTCGCTCATCGAGGCCGTCGCCATGGCGATGCAGGAGTCGGCCGCGCCGTAGTACAGCCGCAGGTCGCCGGTCTCCTCGTCGTGGATCATCCCGGTGGGGAACACCACGTTCGGCACGTCGCCGTGGGTCTCGTAGTCGGTGGCCGGACCCAGGATCCACTGCGGGGAGCGGCGGATCACCTTGGCCGGGTTGTCCAGGTCGAACAGGACCAGGCCGGCACGGTAGAGCGGGCCGGCGGCCATCTGCTTCACGCCGTGGTAGACGCCGAGCCAGCCGTGCTCGGTCTCGATCGGGGCCGGACCCAGGCCCATGCGGGCCGCGTCCCACCAGGCGCCCTCGCGACTGGTCATCACCGGCTCCGGGCTGCTCCACGTGCGCAGGTCCTGGGAGCGGGACATCCAGACGTCCGCGCGGCCGTCGTGGCCCGCGTACGGGCGGTGGTACAGGCAGAACTCGCCGTTGACGCGCCGGGGCAGCAACGATGCGTTCTTGTCCTCGGGGGGCATGACGACGCCGAGCTTCTCCACCGACTGGAAGTCCTCGGTGGTGGCCAGGGCGACGCACGGTCCGGAGGGGCCGTAGGCGGTGTAGGAGATGACGTACGCGGACAGTTCGGCCACGTAGGTGATGCGGCAGTCCTCGACG is from Catenulispora sp. MAP5-51 and encodes:
- a CDS encoding glycosidase yields the protein MSTQLGTTSPHGELFRRNPANPILTASDWPYQINTVFNPGATSHDGETVLLCRVEDRRGLSHLTVARSPDGVHGWRVEPKPLLADDPADHTSMWGVEDCRITYVAELSAYVISYTAYGPSGPCVALATTEDFQSVEKLGVVMPPEDKNASLLPRRVNGEFCLYHRPYAGHDGRADVWMSRSQDLRTWSSPEPVMTSREGAWWDAARMGLGPAPIETEHGWLGVYHGVKQMAAGPLYRAGLVLFDLDNPAKVIRRSPQWILGPATDYETHGDVPNVVFPTGMIHDEETGDLRLYYGAADSCIAMATASMSEVMDYLLQYG